The genomic segment ACCCCGGACGGCAGCGGCTTCGAGAGTGGCCTGTGGTTCGTGACGGGCCGCAAGACCTGGAGTACCGGCGCGCGGGCGCTGCGCTGGGCGCTGGTGTCGGCCGCCACGCCGGACGGCCGGGTGGGCCGCTACTGGGTGGACCTGCGCGGTGAGGGCGTGCGCGTCGAGCCGACCTGGCAGGGCGCGCTGGCCCTGCGCGGCAGCGGCAGTCACGACGTGGTGTTCGACCGGGCGCCCGCCGCGCTCCAGGCACCGCCGGCAGCGTCTCACCCGGCGAGCAGCGCGTGGTTCTGGACGGCGGTGGCCGCCACGTACCTGGGTGTGGGTGAGGCGGCGCTGGACGCCCTGCGCCGCTACGCGCACGAGCGGGTGCCGACCGCGCTGGGCGCCCCGATCGCCACGCTGCCGCGCGTGCAGGAGACAGTGGGTCGCGTCGGGGCGCAGCTGCTGGCGGCGCGGACGCTGCTGGCACACGCGACGGCCACCTGGGACGCGCAGCCGGAGGCCGGGGCGGTCCCGCTGATCGGCGCGGCGAAGGCGGTCTGCACGAACGCCGCCGTGGACGCCACGGACCTCGCCATGCGCGCGGCCGGGGGCGGCGCCCTGACGGCCGCGCTGCCGCTGGGGAAGCTGCTGCGGGACGCCCGCGCGGGCCTGACGCACCCGCCGGGCGAGGACGCCGCCTTCACCGCGTACGGCGCGGCGCTGCTGGACGCCCCCAACCGGGCGTAGGCTTCAGCGCCAGGAGATCAGGTCGGGCGGCAGGTGGTGCGTCTCGTTGAAGGAGTCGAGGCTGACGCGCCCGCCCCCGAAGGTCAGGCGGGTGACCGAGGCGTTCTTCACGCGCCAGTTCAGGGCCAGCGCGGAGGCGTCCGGGGCGTCCAGGGCGAGGGCGACGGTCAGGCCGATCACGCCGCCGCTGGTGAAGGCCAGCACGGTCGAGCCGCCGCCCAGGCGCAGCACGTCGGCCAGCGCGGCCCGGACGCGCGCCCGGAACTCCGACCAGGGTTCGACCTGGCTATCGGTGAGGGTCCCGGCCTGCCACGCAGCCGCCAGGGCCTCGAGGTATTTCTGGAAGGCGCGGTTGCGTTCCGGGCCGCCGGTCTCCGCGGCCAGTTCGTCGGCCAGCGCCGCGAAGGCCGGGTCACGCCCGGCCAGGAGGGGGGCGAGGTGGCCGACCAGTCCGTCCCCGTCGAATTCCGCGAGGCGGGCGTCGAGGGTGGGTTCGGGCCAGCCGTCCTGATGGGCGAGCTGCGCGCTGCGCCGCTGCCTGACCAGTGGGCCGTGCAGGACGTGCGTGGGCCGCACGCCTGCCGCGTGCAGGGCCGCGCCGACCGTGCGGGCCTGCTGCTCACCCAGCGGGGAGAGGCGGTCGGTGTCCGCTTCGAACGGCGTGGCCTGCCCGTGGCGGATCAGGATCAGTTCGCTCACGCGCGGGCGTCCTGCTCCCGGATGCGCCGCCACGCCTCGCGGATCAGCCACCCGGCCTGACCGGCCAGCGGGGCGAAACGCGGGTCGCTGGTCTGCCCGGCGCGGTACCGGGCGAAGATCTGGATGACGATCACGGCCAGCTTGAAGTGCCCCAGCACCTCGTACCACGGCAGCGCCCGCTCCAGCACCGCGAGGTGCGCCTGCGGGTCGCTCGTCATGTGACGAGCAGCGCGCTCCGCGTAGCGGGCGACCAGTTCGTCGCGGCCCAGGAAGCCCGGCGAGGCCGCGCCGACCTCATTGGGTGCCCCGCCGGGCATCTCGGGCATGGTCCAGTAGGTCAGGGTCAGGCCCAGGTCCACCAGGGGATCACCCACGGTGGTCATCTCCCAGTCCAGCAGCGCCGTCACGCGGCCCGGATCGGCCGGGTCCAGCATCAGGTTGTCCAGCTTGAAGTCGTTGTGCACCAGCGTGTGCGCGCTCTCGGGCGGCGTGTGCGCCTCCAGCCACGCGATCACCAGTTCGTCGCGCAGGTCCGCCTGGGAGGGCAGGTCACCCGTGTCCCGCAGCGCCTCACGTGCGCGCCGCCAGCGACCGGCCCAGCCTGCCACCTGCCGCGCGTTGAAGCCCTCGGGCTTGCCGATCTCCCGCAGGCCCGCCGCGTCGATATCCACCGCGTGCAGGTCCGCCAGGGTGTCGGCCAGCGCGCCGGACATGCGCCGCGCCGCGTCCGGAATGTCCCGGTACTCGGCCGGCAGGCGCGTGCGCACCACCGTGCCGTGACGGCGTTCCATCAGGTAGAACGGCGAACCGATTACGGCCGGGTCCTCCACGATCAGCGCCGGGCGGGGCGCGACCGGCAGCACCGGGTGAATCTTCTCCAGCAGGTGCGCCTCACGGGTCATGTCGTGCGCGCCCTTCGGGACCGGCCCCAGCGGCGCGCGGCGCAGCACGTACTCCTGCCCGCCCCGCGCCGGATCGCCCGCCCGCACGAGGTACGTGAGGTTCGAGAACCCGCCGGGGAACTGCTCGACGCTCAGGTCGTCCACGTCACCCGCCACGTGGCCGCGCATGGCTTCCCGCAGCGCGTCCAGCGGCAGTTCCTCACCCGGCCGGACCGGAGCGGTCTCTGGGCGGGTCACGCCCGTGACTCCTCCGGGTGGCCCGCCCCGGGCTGCGCCGCGAACGCCTGCCCCTCCAGCAGTTTCATGGCCTTGCCGCGCAGGTGCCGCATCTTGCTGATCCACTCCTCGTAGTTGTTCGCCTTGTTCTGAAAGGACTTCAGGGTGCTCGGGTGGGTGGTCACCAGGAAGCCGTCGGCACGCAGGACTTCCAGGGTCTTCTCGACCAGTTCATCCGTGGTGATCGCGGTCTGCTGAAGCAGCGGCGCGTTCTGGATCATCGGCGTCCACACGCCCTCCGGGCACAGCGCGGCGACCTTGATGCCCCGGTCGCCGTACGTGATCGCCAGCCACTCCGCGAACGCCAGCGCCGCGTGCTTGGTCACGGCGTACGGCGCGGAGTGCAGTTCGGTCAGCAGGCCAGCCGCCGACGCCGTGTTCAGCAGGTACCCCTCGCCGCGCTCCAGCATGTGCGGCAGCACGTGACGGGCCGCCCACACGTGACTCATCACGTTCACGCGGTGAATCAGGTCCCAGTGCTTATCACTCGTTTCCGGTCCCTCGCCGATGGCGATCCCGGCATTCGAGCACAGCAGGTCGATACGGCCCTCGTTCGCCAGCACGTCGTCGATCAGGCCCTTGACGCCCTCCTCCTGCCCGATGTCGGCCGCCAGGAACCGCGCGCCCATCTCGGCCGCCTTCTGCGCGCCGACCTCCGCGTTCCGGTCGGACGCCACGACCACCGCGCCCTCCTTCACGAACCGCTGCGCCAGCGCCAACCCGATCCCGGACGCCGCTCCCGTCACCACAATCACTTTTCCGTTGAATTCCATGGTTTCGCTCCTCAGTGTTGTTGAATCGATGTCCCAGCGACCTGCTGGTCAGTGAAGAGCAGCCGTAACGCTCGGTCACTGCCTCGACAGCCTCTTCCAGCTTCATGTCCCACGCGGTTTAACTACAGATGACGACAGGGTACCTGATCCCTGTCACTCGCCGTCACCGAGGCGTTGCAGAAGACCAGACTTCTCAGTGAACAGCCGGGTTGCCGCCTCGGTGAACGTGAGACCGACAGGTCGGACCTTCACGCCACCGATCACCGGAATCAGCTCCACGACGCGTCCCGGCTCGTACACCTCTCCCAGGCCTTCGGGCAGAAACAGCACCCGCTCGCCGGACACCGTCTTCAGACTGACCTTCATCGACCTTCAGCCCTGACGGGCGGCGTGGCGTTTCATCTCGACTTTCGCGACGGTTTCGGTGTGCACGATGTCCGGGCCGTCCGCGAGGCGCAGGGTGCGGGCCTGGGCGTACATCATGGCCAGCGGCGTGTCCTGGCTGACGCCCGCGCCGCCGTACACCTGGATGGCCCGGTCGATGACGCGCAGCGCGACGTTCGGTGCGACGACCTTGATGGCCGCGATCTGCCCGCGCGCCTCCTTGTTCCCGACGGTGTCCATCATGTGCGCGGCGTTCATGGTGAGCAATCTCGCCTGGTCGATCTCCATGCGGGAGTGCGCGATGGCCTCGCGGACGTGCTGGTGGCCGCTCAGGGGTTTGCCGAAGGCGGTGCGCTGCCCGGCGCGTTCGATCATGAGTTCCAGGGCGCGTTCGGCCTGCCCGATCAGGCGCATGCAGTGGTGGATGCGGCCCGGCCCGAGGCGGCCCTGCGCGATCTCGAAGCCGCGGCCCTCGCCGAGCAGCATGTTCGCAGCGGGCACCCGCACGTCCCGGAAGGTCATCTGCGCGTGGCCGTGCGGGGCGTCGTCGTAGCCGAAGACGGTCAGCATGCGTTCCCTGGTGACGCCCGGCGCGTCCAGCGGCACGAGGATCATGCTCTGCTGCAGATGCTTGGCGGCCGTGGGGTCGGTCTTGCCCATGAAGATACTGATCTTGCAGCGCGGATCGCCGGCGCCGCTCGTCCACCACTTGTCGCCGTTGATGACGTACTCTTCGCCGTCACGGACGATGCTGGACTGGATGTTCGTGGCGTCGCTGCTGGCCACGTCCGGTTCGGTCATGGAGAACGCGCTGCGGATCTCGCCGTTCAGCAGCGGGATCAGCCACTGCTCCTGCTGTTCGGGCGTGCCGTAGCGGGCCAGGACTTCCATGTTGCCGGTGTCGGGCGCCGAGCAGTTGAACACCTCGGGCGCCCACCAGACGCGGCCCATGATCTCGCACAGGCCCGCGTACTCCAGGTTGTTCAGGCCCGCGCCGTACTTCCCGTCACGGCTGCTGGCGGGCGGCAGGAACAGGTTCCACAGGCCCGCCTCCTGCGCTTTCGGTTTGAGCTGGTCGATCAGCGGCAGGTGCTCCCAGCGGTTCCCGGTGTCGATCTGCCGGTGCACCTCAGCGTCGTTCGGGTAGATGTGTTCCTCCATGAACGCGGTCAGGCGTTCGCGCAGGTCGCGGGCGCGGGGGGTCACGTCGAATACGGTCATAGGGGTTCCTCCTCGGGAGTCAGGGGGCGGAAGCTGGCGCCGCCGCCCTCAATGCTGATCAGAAAGGTGCGGTACCCGGTGTTCCCGTCGCCGCGCAGCACGAGGTTCAGGGCCAGCAGGCTCTCCTGGATCGCCCCGGCCTGTTCCAGCAGCGCGGGGTCGTCGTCCTGCGCGATCAGGTGCGCGTAGCGGGCGTCCTCGTCGAACAGCACCCGGTACGGCTCGAAGGCGGGCGTGGGATTGAAGCTGGCGTCCACGGCGAACGGTCCGGCCCCGGTGACGGTCAGGGTGCCCAGGACCTCTGCGCCCCGCTCCAGGGTGTAGACGGCGCCGGGGTTCACGGCACGTCCGCGCGGGCGATGGTGCCCAGCGCCGTGGCGACCAGTTTCTCCTGCCCGCCCTGCGCGGCGTAGAGGTCGCAGCGGGTCACGGCCTGCCGTTTCCCGGCGCTCAGGACGCTGCCGCGGCCGATCAGGGTGTCGCCCTGCGCGGGCCGCAGGAAGTTGATCTTGAACTCGCTCGTCAGGACGCTCGGTCCCAGCGCGGCGGCCCCCATGAACGTCAGCGTGATGTCCGCCAGGGTCGCCTGGAGGCCGCCGTGCGCGAACCCGTGATGCTGGGTCAGGTCGGGGCGCAGCGCGAGGCTCACCTCGACCCCTTCGGGCGTGAAGCGGGTCGCGCGGGCCCCGACCAGGGTGCTGAACGGCTGGGCGTCCAGCACACCCTGCGCCATGGCGAGCATGTCGGCGGGGGCGGTCACAGGTAGACCCGGAAGACGCTCTCGGCGGTGCAGGCGGGTTTGTCGGCGCCTTCGATCTCGATGGTGTTCGCGACCGTGATCTGCACGAAGCCGGTGCCGGGTTCGGCGGACTGGAGGACGGCGCGGTTGCGCAGGCGTGCCCCGGCGCGGACGGGGGCGATGAAGCGCACGCGGTTCAGGCCGTAGTTGACGACCATCCGCGCGCCTTCGATGTGGGGGGCGCCGCCGTGGGTCATGAATTCCCCGGCCAGCAGTGAGAGGGTCAGGAAGCCGTGCGCGATGGTGCCGCCGAACGGTCCCTGCGCGGCCCGTTCGGGGTCGACGTGGATGAACTGGTGGTCGCCCGTGGCGTGCGCGAAGGCGTCGATGCGGGTCTGGTCGACGGTGATCCAGTCGGACAGCGCGACTTCCTGCCCGACGTGCGCGGCCAGCTCGTCCGGCCGGAGTCCGGCAGGCGCGGTCATACGACGCCGGCGCCGCCGTCCACGGCGATGTTCTGGCCGGTCATGTAGGCGCTGGCGTCGCTGGAGAGCAGCAGCGCGAGGCCCTTGAGGTCCTCCTGACTGCCGAGGCGGTGCATGGGCGTGGCTTCCAGGATGTTCTGCTCGCCGTACGCCAGGGTGCCCTTGGTCATCTTGGTGGGGAAGTAGCCGGGGCAGATGCTGTTCACGGTGACGCCGTGAGCGGCCATCTCGGCGGCCAGGGCGCGGGTGAAGTTCACGACGGCGCCCTTGCTGGTGTTGTACGCGACGGTGGGCGCCATGCGGGGGTCGTTGCCCTGGAGGCCGGCGACGGACGCGACGTTCACGATGCGGCCCTTCCCGGCGGGCAGCATGCAGCGTTTCAGGACGCTCTGGGTGATCAGGAACAGGCCGTTCACGTTGACGTTCATGACCTTCATCCACGCTTCGAGCGGGTGGTCGACGGTGGGTGATCCCCAGGTGGCGCCGGCGTTGTTCACGAGGATGTCGATCGGGCCGACCTCGGCGTGGATGCGTTCCACGAGGGGGTCGATGGTGTCGAACGCGCCGAGGTCGTTGGCGTACACGTGCGCGGTGATGCCCAGGCCCTGCAGGTGGGCTTTTGCCTCGTCGAGTTCGTGCTGTTTGCGAGCGGTCAGGACGACGGTGGCGCCGTACTCGCCGAGGGCCTCGGCGATCTGCAGGCCGAGGCCGCGGCTGCCTCCGGTGATCAGGGCGGTCTTGCCGGTCAGGTTGAACAGGTCTTTCAGGGCCATGGGGTCCTCCGGTTGGGAATGAATGGGGTTGCCCGGTCAGCATAGTCGAAAATTTACGTGCGCGTCAATTTTGAACGCGCGGGGATATTTTCTGCTGCCCGGCGGGGCGGGAGGGACCGGCGGGGGGCTGGCCAGATTGACTTTGCTCCTTACCTACCGTACGGTAAGGAGCGTACTTACCGACCGGTAAGTCAAGCCATCAAGTAAGGGAGATGCTATGTACCTGGCCCTGCGCGAACTCCGCCACCACCGCCTCCGCTCGCTGCTGATCGGCGGCATCGTCACCCTGATCGCCTTCATGGTGTTCATGCTCATCGGCCTCACCCGCGGCCTCGCCCACGACAACGCCGCGCTCCTGATCGAGACGCCCGCCACGCACTTCGTGACCACCCGCGACGCCGGGGGCGTCTTCACGCGCTCCTTCCTGACGCCCGACACCGTCACGCGCCTTCAGGCCGTCGCGGGACCCGATGCCACGCCCCTCGCGCAGAGCTTCGCCACCCTCAGCCGCGGCGACCGGCAACTCAGCGGCGTCCTGATGGGCGTACAACCCGGCAGCTTCATGAATCCCGCCGCCCAGCAGGGCCAACCCCTGAGCGCCGGCAGCACCGGAGCGGTCGTCGACGAATCCCTGCGGGAAGACGGCGTGACCCTCGGGGACACCCTCACCCTCAGACCCGGCGGCGAGACCCTGAAGGTCATCGGCTTCACGCGCGCCGCCCGCCTCAACCACCAGCCGGTCGTGTTCGTCACCCTGCAGCACTGGCAGACCCTGAACCCCCGCCTGCACCGCACCGTGAACACCGTCGCCCTGAACACGGAAGGTGCTGCGGCGCGCGCCGCGCAGCTGGCCGGCGTGACCGTCCACACGCGCGCCGCCGCCCTTCAGGAACTGCCCGGCTACCGCGAGGAGCAGGGCAGCCTGATCATGATTCAGGTGTTCCTGATCGTCGTGGCCGCGTTCGTGCTGGCCGTGTTCTTCTACG from the Deinococcus depolymerans genome contains:
- a CDS encoding phosphotransferase family protein; amino-acid sequence: MTRPETAPVRPGEELPLDALREAMRGHVAGDVDDLSVEQFPGGFSNLTYLVRAGDPARGGQEYVLRRAPLGPVPKGAHDMTREAHLLEKIHPVLPVAPRPALIVEDPAVIGSPFYLMERRHGTVVRTRLPAEYRDIPDAARRMSGALADTLADLHAVDIDAAGLREIGKPEGFNARQVAGWAGRWRRAREALRDTGDLPSQADLRDELVIAWLEAHTPPESAHTLVHNDFKLDNLMLDPADPGRVTALLDWEMTTVGDPLVDLGLTLTYWTMPEMPGGAPNEVGAASPGFLGRDELVARYAERAARHMTSDPQAHLAVLERALPWYEVLGHFKLAVIVIQIFARYRAGQTSDPRFAPLAGQAGWLIREAWRRIREQDARA
- a CDS encoding PaaI family thioesterase — encoded protein: MTAPADMLAMAQGVLDAQPFSTLVGARATRFTPEGVEVSLALRPDLTQHHGFAHGGLQATLADITLTFMGAAALGPSVLTSEFKINFLRPAQGDTLIGRGSVLSAGKRQAVTRCDLYAAQGGQEKLVATALGTIARADVP
- a CDS encoding ABC transporter permease, which produces MYLALRELRHHRLRSLLIGGIVTLIAFMVFMLIGLTRGLAHDNAALLIETPATHFVTTRDAGGVFTRSFLTPDTVTRLQAVAGPDATPLAQSFATLSRGDRQLSGVLMGVQPGSFMNPAAQQGQPLSAGSTGAVVDESLREDGVTLGDTLTLRPGGETLKVIGFTRAARLNHQPVVFVTLQHWQTLNPRLHRTVNTVALNTEGAAARAAQLAGVTVHTRAAALQELPGYREEQGSLIMIQVFLIVVAAFVLAVFFYVLTLQKTPQFGLLKAIGASTRTLAGSLVAQMMVLSILAVTVAALVTLGAAALLPAGLPFTLTVPTVLGAAALLVAVAAFSSLLSLGSIARVDPLIAIGAST
- a CDS encoding histidine phosphatase family protein, whose amino-acid sequence is MSELILIRHGQATPFEADTDRLSPLGEQQARTVGAALHAAGVRPTHVLHGPLVRQRRSAQLAHQDGWPEPTLDARLAEFDGDGLVGHLAPLLAGRDPAFAALADELAAETGGPERNRAFQKYLEALAAAWQAGTLTDSQVEPWSEFRARVRAALADVLRLGGGSTVLAFTSGGVIGLTVALALDAPDASALALNWRVKNASVTRLTFGGGRVSLDSFNETHHLPPDLISWR
- a CDS encoding SDR family oxidoreductase, producing MEFNGKVIVVTGAASGIGLALAQRFVKEGAVVVASDRNAEVGAQKAAEMGARFLAADIGQEEGVKGLIDDVLANEGRIDLLCSNAGIAIGEGPETSDKHWDLIHRVNVMSHVWAARHVLPHMLERGEGYLLNTASAAGLLTELHSAPYAVTKHAALAFAEWLAITYGDRGIKVAALCPEGVWTPMIQNAPLLQQTAITTDELVEKTLEVLRADGFLVTTHPSTLKSFQNKANNYEEWISKMRHLRGKAMKLLEGQAFAAQPGAGHPEESRA
- a CDS encoding acyl-CoA dehydrogenase family protein; this translates as MTVFDVTPRARDLRERLTAFMEEHIYPNDAEVHRQIDTGNRWEHLPLIDQLKPKAQEAGLWNLFLPPASSRDGKYGAGLNNLEYAGLCEIMGRVWWAPEVFNCSAPDTGNMEVLARYGTPEQQEQWLIPLLNGEIRSAFSMTEPDVASSDATNIQSSIVRDGEEYVINGDKWWTSGAGDPRCKISIFMGKTDPTAAKHLQQSMILVPLDAPGVTRERMLTVFGYDDAPHGHAQMTFRDVRVPAANMLLGEGRGFEIAQGRLGPGRIHHCMRLIGQAERALELMIERAGQRTAFGKPLSGHQHVREAIAHSRMEIDQARLLTMNAAHMMDTVGNKEARGQIAAIKVVAPNVALRVIDRAIQVYGGAGVSQDTPLAMMYAQARTLRLADGPDIVHTETVAKVEMKRHAARQG
- a CDS encoding MaoC family dehydratase, yielding MTAPAGLRPDELAAHVGQEVALSDWITVDQTRIDAFAHATGDHQFIHVDPERAAQGPFGGTIAHGFLTLSLLAGEFMTHGGAPHIEGARMVVNYGLNRVRFIAPVRAGARLRNRAVLQSAEPGTGFVQITVANTIEIEGADKPACTAESVFRVYL
- a CDS encoding acyl-CoA dehydrogenase family protein, translating into MTFPEFTAEQAQVVARAVHAIQEHAPECEAAQDVTPGAALALSQSGYTRLTVPTDAGGLGASLGVFARAQARVGRADASLALILAMHGHVTGAAFQGGSLPPHLLDAVAGAGVRGELLNALASEPELGSPSRGGLPRTVATPDGSGFESGLWFVTGRKTWSTGARALRWALVSAATPDGRVGRYWVDLRGEGVRVEPTWQGALALRGSGSHDVVFDRAPAALQAPPAASHPASSAWFWTAVAATYLGVGEAALDALRRYAHERVPTALGAPIATLPRVQETVGRVGAQLLAARTLLAHATATWDAQPEAGAVPLIGAAKAVCTNAAVDATDLAMRAAGGGALTAALPLGKLLRDARAGLTHPPGEDAAFTAYGAALLDAPNRA
- a CDS encoding SDR family oxidoreductase; the protein is MALKDLFNLTGKTALITGGSRGLGLQIAEALGEYGATVVLTARKQHELDEAKAHLQGLGITAHVYANDLGAFDTIDPLVERIHAEVGPIDILVNNAGATWGSPTVDHPLEAWMKVMNVNVNGLFLITQSVLKRCMLPAGKGRIVNVASVAGLQGNDPRMAPTVAYNTSKGAVVNFTRALAAEMAAHGVTVNSICPGYFPTKMTKGTLAYGEQNILEATPMHRLGSQEDLKGLALLLSSDASAYMTGQNIAVDGGAGVV